The Naumovozyma dairenensis CBS 421 chromosome 1, complete genome genomic interval ccttatatatatatatatatacggAGGGAGAGAGAGAGAGGGACCAACATTACGATTTTTTAACAATTCCTATCTACTTTTTAAATCAAGAAACTTTTTCTAAATGAAAAGCATAATGAAGTGTTTAGGCGTATAGTTTGTTTGGGTAGTCCAGTTTACCCAATTCAGAAGCGGACTTCCCTAAAAGGGTATTTCCGGAACATTTCCGCTATGGGACAACTGATTCCCTAGGGAAAGGAACCCTTATAAAGTAAATTAGAATTACGTATTTTTCGTATCTTGTCTGcataaagaaataaacGATACTTAACCTTGTTCAAAAAAAACTATCCAAAAGGATAATAAAAGGCAAACGGGGAATCAGGCGGTAATCGTATTTGTTCCCATCTTAGTGGTATTTCCATAGCAAGTTTCTTTTGTCAATATTGTTATAATCGGGTTGCCATTCCACATACATTCTACACGGACTCTAGAAAGGCAACAATCACCTTGACTCAAAGAAGGGTCTATTTGAGTTATTAAATTAGCACAGCAATAACGACTAGTTGTCGGAACAGCTTTTTTACTTTTACAACAGGGCCACTATCATTCTCCCCCTAGATTGAAAGATATACATTCAAAGGGCTATATTAAATCTCACTCCTCTGGACACGATCATCATAAGTCATGGCAACTAACAATGATGTTGGAACACCAGAGCAAGTGACTAACGTTCCAATAAGTAAGccattattaaaattaaaagcTCTCGAATTATTACGCCAAGGAGACTTTGAAGCCCTACAAAAGTTTAGAATATCTCAATTAGAATCAAATCCAGCTGAAAAGGATACTGAATGTCTCTTACTTCATTTAGCAGTTCAAGTTGCCCCAACCccattaattgaaaaaattatcaataattgGACTCAACCAAAGAATTCTTCGTCTTCACCCACAATGACAAAGCCTTTGAAGACGTTAGATATTAACTATCAAGATGTAAATGGGAACACTCCTTTACATTTGGCGGCGGCTCAATCACGAAGGGAAGTTGTATTAATGCTATTAAGACAACcagaaattaatgaatgtATCACTAATAAGTCCGATCTAGTACCTGTTGAAATGTGtaaagatttaaatattGCACAACTGATGCAAATTGAAAGATCAAATTACCTTACTAAGACGAAAAATCAAATCCATGATgcatttgaaaaaaatgatataaaAACTTTAGAAACCATTTTGAATACTCCAAGAAATGTTGATGTTTTAGATATTAATTACTTTGATCAGAAATCAGGTGATAGCTTGTTACATACCTTTGTGAGAAAGAGAAACATTGAAATGTGTTCATGGTTATTGAAACATGGTGCAGATCCTCATAGAAAGAACTTCGATGGTAAAACACCGCTAGACctattgaaagaaaataatggaagGCTTACTTCACCTGCTTCAGGAACACCTTCCTCAACTTCAAAAAAAGAGACTTCATCAACTGcaataaagaagaattcgTTTACGGAGTCAGAACTAAGAATGATATTGGAAAAAGCGGTTAAGAATAATACCATCAACGATGTAGCTGTCCCAATTGGCAAAGCACCAACTTTCAAAggatatttgaaaaaattcacAAATTTTGCTCAAGGATATAAACTTCGTTGGTTTGTATTGACATCCGATGGGAAATTATCATACTATAAAGCTCCACAAgctatgaaaaataaaaaatgtcGTGGTTCACTTGATTTATCTAGTTGttatattcatttaaattctactgaaaaattgaaatttgaaattattggCACTGGTAATACAAGGGCAAGATGGCAATTGAAGGGTAATAACcatgaagaaacaaatcAATGGGTTTGCTTCATTCAAAGTGCCATAAGATTTGCTAAAGATgagaaaatgaataaaagaaataaaaacaatacaatacCTCCATCGTTGGCAATTAAAAGAGGGCGTATGCTGCCACCATCTGCGTCTACGTCAGCGGTTAATAAATCTAGAATTACTACTGCACCCGGGAATAAAGTGAAAACGCAAGCATTAAGATCTCCTTCGGTTGACCTATATAGAAATACAAGCAACCCGGCATCAGTTGCTTCTAGTGAAGTTGAATTGAGCGGTAACCTGACCGTTTCTGGTAAGCGTTACGTCAGTCAAATGATTGAAAATAGATTAGAAAGTTCATCTGGTATGATATCTAGTCATTCGCGTACGCCTACTGTAGAATCTTTTCAACCATTAAAATTAAGTGAAACTTTAACGAACCATACCACTCCAACTTTGAAGAACACGTTGTTATTGACCTCTCCGGTCGACACAACTAATGGAAGTATTGATTCACCTTTTGAcgacgatgatgaaattgataatttgattGACGACAATCGAAACtctgatgaagaaggtgaaAGTGGTGCATTTGCTAAAGTagataaagatgaagaatatttaaagatgGAATATGGCCCATATACTGAAAAGTTAAACATGTATCAAAGAACTATTTCCATTGGGTTACATGCCGTTATTGAAGTGTTGAATGGGGACGGAAATATTTCCAGTACAGACGTCAttgaaacaagaaaatccTTAAACAATATAGGAAATATTTTCAGTGATATGAATAACTTGACAGCAGAAAGAGATAAAGTATTAGTAGGTATGTTAACGAAAGAACGTGATATCAACAATGTATGGATCCAATCTGTAAGGGATTTAGAAAGAGAGTTGACAAATAAAAGTGAACGTTTGGCATCGCTAGATAAAGAAAGGAGacatttgaaaagaaagttCCGTAAGAAAGTTTTAGAGGCCAAAGAGAATGCACTTGTTAATGATAAtgcttcaaataataatgaatccTCTGATAGTGAAATGTCAGATGAATCTGATACTTTAGAAGATATCGCCAAATTTATTAGTGCTACAAGagatgaagatgagaaTTCAGatgttgaagaattttttgATGCAGAAGAACTGGTGGATTCAGATTCCAGTGGTCATACCTCAGTGGATAACAAATCAGAACAACGTTCTCACCTTACCGTTACCAAAGTAGAACATCCCTTGAGAAATAGAGATTCTATTGATGAGCAGCCTCGAAGTGAGGAAATACTACAGGGAACACAGAAGAAGACCTTACCAGAGTATGAAGAACCAAgagaaaatcaaaatcgAAAGCAGCAGCAATCACTGAATGGAGATGAATCCGCTAATTATAATACTCAAAAAGATGAAGTTTCAATGAGCCAATCTGAAAAGCAGTTGGCAAGAGAACAACAAGTAACTCTGATTGGgtcaaataaaaaacagAAAACTAAAGAGGAATTATTACTTAATGAAGGATCTTTCCTAGGTTACGAAGatggaattagaaaaagaTTAGCGTTAGATCAAGATGATAGACCTAAGGTTAGTTTATGGGGTGTATTAAAATCTATGGTTGGTAAAGATATGACAAGAATGACGCTACCTGTTACATTTAATGAACcaacttcattattacaaagAGTCACAGAGGATTTGGAGTATTCAGAATTATTAGACCAGGCAGCATCATATGACGATTCCCTTTTAAGATTGCTTTACATCTCGGTGTTTACTGCATCATCGTATGCATCTACGATTGGTAGAGTGGCTAAGCCATTTAATCCTTTATTAGGTGAAACTTATGAATATTCAAGACCCGATAAACATTTCAGATTTTTCACAGAACAAGTCTCACATCATCCACCTATTTCTGCAACGTGGACAGAATCACCCAAATGGGATTTTTGGGGGGAATCATATGTTGATTCTAAATTTAATGGTagaaatttccaatttaaacATTTGGGTCTTTGGTATATTAAAATGAGACCAGATAATGGATCACCAGAGGAATTATATACTTTTAAGAAACCGAACAATACAGTTATTGGTATTCTTGTTGGTAATCCACAAGTGGATAATCATGGTGATGTCAAGATCATGAATCATACCACGGGAGAATATTGTatattaaatttcaaaGCTCGTGGTTGGAGATCATCTGGCGCTTACGAAGTTAGAGGTGAGGTATTTAATAAACAGAAAAAATGTGTATGGGTTATTGGCGGACATTGGAATGACTCGATTTATGGGAAAAAAGTTACAGGTAAAGGCAATACTGAGTTATCCTTAGAGAAAACAAAGACTGCTGCATCTACAGCGACGAGACGCGGTCCCACAACTGATGGATCTAAATTCTTAGTATGGAAGGCAGCGCCAAGACCGGATGCACCTTTCCATTTGACTCCTTTTGCCATTACAATGAATGCCCCACAACCACATTTAGTTCCTTGGTTAGCTCCCACAGATACTCGTTTGAGACCTGATCAGAGAGCCATGGAAGACGGTAGGTATGACGATGCTGCCAATGAGAAACATAGATTGGAAGAAAAGCAAAGAGGTGTTAGGAAATATAGAGAAGCTAATAATCTGGAATATTCACCAAGATGGTTTACGAAGGAAATACATCCAGTAACCAAGCTACCCTATTGGAGATATAGAGGTGATTATTGGCCATTAAGAAGGgataagaaattaaaggGTGTTTCCGATATCTTTTAAGGACATGTATGTGTATCAGTAGGCTTTGAAATTTCTCATTTAGActataattatttaatgtGTAAGTAAAATCGATTAtgacaataaaaaattactgCAGTGACCAATTTGTGACGCTTCCTGTTATCTGTGACAAGCAAATGGCGACAGAGACGATAAACGGCAAAAAAGAAATGCTCCGTGGGGCTTACAAATTTGGGAGGCTTgccaattttttttcatcaagGGTCCGCGGAGGTGACAGACGGTTCCAAGAAGGAGCTTACTAATTCTAGTCACGTGCCCCAGCCCCGACTTTCCTTCTAGAAACTTCCAAATTGGTAATGAAGCCTCCTTAAGGGAAATAACATCCGTCAGCCTGTACGGAAATACGTAATAAGGTGTAACAGTAATATGGGCAGTCTTTTATCTATCAatggttattattatataattatatggACGACTTAACGGAAGAGCATTTATAATGGGTTGATTGAAACTTGAGGCCGGTAAATTTGTAAAAAGAATTGTCAACGACGGTTTAAGGTTAACtatttaaaatatcattcattCCCTTTCTTCGTTTTTCATCCCCAAATTTCCCATTCCCTTAACGAAAAGATCATACAAtcacatatatatatatatatatatatatttgcTGCCATTTTTTATCTCAAGCATTCCATTTCGATAAGACCACCGCACAATAAGGAACAACAATATACGTTATCAGAACAAGTGTTATTTCCTTATTACAACCG includes:
- the NDAI0A06430 gene encoding uncharacterized protein (similar to Saccharomyces cerevisiae OSH2 (YDL019C) and SWH1 (YAR042W); ancestral locus Anc_3.175), whose product is MATNNDVGTPEQVTNVPISKPLLKLKALELLRQGDFEALQKFRISQLESNPAEKDTECLLLHLAVQVAPTPLIEKIINNWTQPKNSSSSPTMTKPLKTLDINYQDVNGNTPLHLAAAQSRREVVLMLLRQPEINECITNKSDLVPVEMCKDLNIAQLMQIERSNYLTKTKNQIHDAFEKNDIKTLETILNTPRNVDVLDINYFDQKSGDSLLHTFVRKRNIEMCSWLLKHGADPHRKNFDGKTPLDLLKENNGRLTSPASGTPSSTSKKETSSTAIKKNSFTESELRMILEKAVKNNTINDVAVPIGKAPTFKGYLKKFTNFAQGYKLRWFVLTSDGKLSYYKAPQAMKNKKCRGSLDLSSCYIHLNSTEKLKFEIIGTGNTRARWQLKGNNHEETNQWVCFIQSAIRFAKDEKMNKRNKNNTIPPSLAIKRGRMLPPSASTSAVNKSRITTAPGNKVKTQALRSPSVDLYRNTSNPASVASSEVELSGNLTVSGKRYVSQMIENRLESSSGMISSHSRTPTVESFQPLKLSETLTNHTTPTLKNTLLLTSPVDTTNGSIDSPFDDDDEIDNLIDDNRNSDEEGESGAFAKVDKDEEYLKMEYGPYTEKLNMYQRTISIGLHAVIEVLNGDGNISSTDVIETRKSLNNIGNIFSDMNNLTAERDKVLVGMLTKERDINNVWIQSVRDLERELTNKSERLASLDKERRHLKRKFRKKVLEAKENALVNDNASNNNESSDSEMSDESDTLEDIAKFISATRDEDENSDVEEFFDAEELVDSDSSGHTSVDNKSEQRSHLTVTKVEHPLRNRDSIDEQPRSEEILQGTQKKTLPEYEEPRENQNRKQQQSLNGDESANYNTQKDEVSMSQSEKQLAREQQVTLIGSNKKQKTKEELLLNEGSFLGYEDGIRKRLALDQDDRPKVSLWGVLKSMVGKDMTRMTLPVTFNEPTSLLQRVTEDLEYSELLDQAASYDDSLLRLLYISVFTASSYASTIGRVAKPFNPLLGETYEYSRPDKHFRFFTEQVSHHPPISATWTESPKWDFWGESYVDSKFNGRNFQFKHLGLWYIKMRPDNGSPEELYTFKKPNNTVIGILVGNPQVDNHGDVKIMNHTTGEYCILNFKARGWRSSGAYEVRGEVFNKQKKCVWVIGGHWNDSIYGKKVTGKGNTELSLEKTKTAASTATRRGPTTDGSKFLVWKAAPRPDAPFHLTPFAITMNAPQPHLVPWLAPTDTRLRPDQRAMEDGRYDDAANEKHRLEEKQRGVRKYREANNLEYSPRWFTKEIHPVTKLPYWRYRGDYWPLRRDKKLKGVSDIF